TGATCATTTAATAAGAaagatgtgtgtgtgtgtagaTGAATGATGGATGCCAATGGAGGAAGTACGGTCAGAAAACCGCGAAAGGGAATCCATGTCCTCGAGCTTATTACCGATGCACCGTGGCTCCAGGATGTCCCGTTAGAAAACAGGTAACTGCACACACCCTCAAATTCCGGGGTcttactatttatttattcaaagaTAAGATTTTATGTTAGGGAACCATTTTGATCAATTTACTGATAACGTAGTATTTTATAGATCTTCCAACTCAAAACGAATTGGTAATGAGTTGATTCGTCTATGTactttatatattactttatgTCCAATGTAGAATTCATAGCATGTCATAACCACATTTGAATGGAATGaaactatgtatatatatatagttgataaTGAGATTTGTTACATTGTGAAGGTGCAAAGGTGTTTAGAAGACATGTCAATACTGATAACAACCTACGAAGGAACACATAACCATCCACTTCCGGTCGGAGCAACAGCCATGGCTTCCACTGCCTCTACTTCTCCATTCTTGTTACTCGATTCCAGTGACAACCTCTCTCATCCTTCCTATTACCAAACTCCTCAAGCCATAGACTCTTCTTTGATTACATACCCACAAAATAGCAGCTACAACAATCGAACCATAAGAAGCTTGAACTTTGATGGTCCATCTAGAGGAGATCACgtttcatcttctcaaaacCGATTAAATTGGATGATGTAGAGTTTCCTATATCTCTATGCTTGTTCTTTGGTCCCATTATTTGTCATTATGGATTCTTTgcctttcttcttgttctcgtTTCTAACATTTATGTTTCGTATATACAACATCGAAGGTTTCGGATTGTTTTATTTCGTTCAATGTTGGcttatgaaaaataaagattgatTAATGCTAAGAAAAAATGGGTACCAAAACAACACaccaaaagatcaaaagattAAAGATGCAAATCTCAACACGCTCTTCAatagaatctttttttatacACATCGATCGCTTAGAAATTCTCCAAGACACTAATTGAACTAAGTTTATCTAATAGAACTTGTTAAGAAGGTTTTTTAGTTAGGAGCCAGGACCAAGAACCCCTACATTCGTTATATTATGTCTTGTTTCAACATCCCGCGCAGCAATAAAGATCGTTGGTGTTACGAAAGAATCACATTTCTACAAACTTCCCAACATTTGATGAGCTTTTTTTTACCTCCTCCAGCTTCTTTAGGATAATTTACAGGTAACTAAGGGAAACCAGATGATTTCCTAAGACTTCTACTTCCTATGGAAGCCGCCACTTTGCATCGTATTGAATGGCATCATCACCTGGTACAAATCGAGGAAACCAAAGTCATTGATATTGGGAAGCTATTATTCTTCTGCTCTATTTGCTCTTGATAGACATTtctacaaaccaaaacattgaaaaactGGTCTTAAGATACTCAGCTAGTTAGAAGCACAATAATTCTATATTTTGAGCACTTGAACCAGAGATATGGGGTTTGAACTACGGTAGTGTCTGAGGTAAAACAAGCAAATGGGTGATGTGGACATTTTGATATCTAAAACAATGGACTGTTAATGCAAAAGTGAGCAGCCTATTAACTTACTAAAGTAGTATTACTCACCGAGAGATCATCATTGATTGTGACTGGCAATGGTGGCATCTTGTTCATCAATCCAGGCATATTATTTATCCTGCCAAATCAAGACAACGTCTGGTCACTAAGCTCCACAAAACTTATACACAAAATGTTTAAAGTATCAACTTACTCATTTTGGATGGTGATAAGGTTGTTCCTTGCCTGACGAAAGAGATCTAGGTTATCCCCTGCCTGTTTGCAATTATCATTACGGAGCGGTTTTAGCAAGAACACATTTGCATTCCTTTAAACAAGGTAATCTAGAACTTACCTTATATGAGGAGAGATTAGCTCTAATTTGACTAAAAGCTCGTACATTCTGTTCTATAAGATTTGTTGCATAGCTACTTAAATCTGAAACAGAACCACGAAAGAATcagtaagaaaagaaaagagactaAAGATTATTGTGACTTCAACAAAACTTCATATGAAAGAGAGCTTAAAGGATCATCTTTACAAGGTAATAGGATCAGAGAGCGGACTTAAATAGAATTTCACCATTTAAACATACAATAGTCATTATACTCCTTTACTAGAtgtatgaaataaataatctcAAGAATGCACCTCTAGAGAAGGACAATGCAGTTAAGAAACCAATTTCAGTATCTATGGGTAAAGGCTTCTTCCAAGACTAAACTACTTTAGAGACGTAGTTATGTTAGCATCGTCCCAAGAAGCTAAAAGTCTAGCTGAAATACACTAATCCCCTATGAActtatttatataacaaaatacaTACTTAAACGACATTTGCACCATAATACATACATCAAAACGTATTGCCTccttttgaaaacaaaatatgatgtTAATGTGTGCAtgtcaatgaaaaaaaagaccTGGAGTTAGCAAATTCAGGTGGAAATCTCTCAGATAAAGATAGATGTTAACCTTCAGACGTAATTTGTTTACTGGTGCTTGTAGATGGCCCTGAGAAAGGATATGAAGCCATGTTATGAGGCAAAACAGAGGGAATGCTTGACTTAGACGACGATTCCACCTGCTTGCCCTGAAgaaatataaatcttttagtacaaaaacctaaattaatcaaaagatATTCAATCTCAATCCTAGCATCATCTTTCAATCGAACTTACAAAAAAGTCACTCATCAAAATTGAACAAATGGCAAGAATTTCCAATATACCTTGCTAGAACTTGCTCTTCTTCCACAGTTTAAttcttctgattttcttctctttctctatgcAAAACAAAGTCAGTACATCAACAGACGAAGACAAAAGGTAAAAGTAAGAAATGATTCAGTatataagagaagagaagattttgttCAAAACTCAAAGACTGTTATGCTCACTATTCTCATCTCAAGAACTCAATATTGATACAACTCAGGCATCAATAAGACCAAAAAGTCCATCCTAAGGCAAAACCATTTCATTCTGTGTACTGTAGTTTAAGAAGCTATGTATGAAATCAGAACATGTAGAAACTGTTCCCTGtgtatcatttttctttgctaTACATATATCATTCATGGCATAAGCGTAGAACTACATGACTGAAAAATGGTCACAAGAAAGCTACAAAAACCGTCAGAACAAGGCAGATATGTGAAGAGAGATACTTACCCTCAGCCACCTACACCGCAAAGCAATATCTCGAATACTTTTATCAGGTAAAGTGTTTCCAATTTGAATATACATATCAATACTTGGCATATCCTTATATCTACAAAAAACACAGAATCAGATCATATCAAATTCCACAGAACAAAAAACTATCTTCATATCCTCATTAATGTTaagaaatcacaaaacaagaaagactCACTTTTCAAGACCAGCATCCAATATGTATTGTTCTTCATTTGACCATTCACTAACCATGGAAGTATCAAGCTTTAGACCAGAACCCGAATCGGAACCATTCGAAGAATTCCCGGTTTGAAGAAAACCAGGAGAACCAACATtgatcatattcatattcatcCCCAAGTACGGACTCATTGGAGTCATCTCCGAAGAAGTGTTAGATTGGAAATTAATAGCGTGACGACTCATCATAGAACTCAAAGAATCGAACCCAGAATTTGATTGAGTAGCCATCCACATAATCgaacacaaacccaaataaaaagattaaaactttaacaattagaaatcaaacccaaaactcTCCTTTGATCAGATATGAAAAAAGGATCAAACTTTGAGAAGGTGAATCATCTTACGCCATGGATAAAGCTTGGAACTTTATAAACCCTAAGTTAAGTTCTcacaaagaaaccaaaatttgattttgtttaccaaatcacaattttttttttctttttttttttttctcttgtccTCTGTATATTAGACAGAGCAGCCTTGTAAGCTATAAGCCAATGAAGGATTTTTAgacaaataatgaaaaaattattaatacaTTACTTTATGACTTTTCACCATATTGATGATAAACTTAATTGAAAtctaatattaattattttccaaCACAATTAGttgaaatggaaaaaaatggattttgaCTATAAAAGTAAGTAGGAATGGGgaattttagaaaagattCTCTTCCTAAATTGAAGGGAGAGATATGACTAAGaacatattcatttttttttttttactaccaaaattagtagaaaaaaataagaaaataggtaaataaataaaagagatggTTGGCAGATCGTGGAATTTAGTAAATAGTGCGAATCCCAATAATAAAGCATTTGATgcctttctttcttctacctcactttttttattccaaaaagTTTTATCAAGTagacaagattttttttttttttttttgttttctaataatGTCAATGTGTGACATCCTCGTTGTCAAAATCTCAAGATATATGaatttgattcatattttttctttatgttaatacaaaaattaatcttAGCATCTCAATAATTGTGGGATAAACTGATCCGTTCGTACAATACTTTTACAATTATATGCGACTATGAAAATAATTGGACTCATAGTTATGAACCAATAACAGAAGCAAGCATATAAAAATCGatgaagagtttttttttttttttttgatatttaagaaattattgATACACTAAATAGATCAAGAAATATATTCATACACcaaaatgatgttttgatttctgtttttttttgtcaacatttaTAAGGAGCGAGACTCGATCCTCGATGTCATGTTCTCAGTGGACTTATCATTTGCAACAAGACTACTATCActtaacaattttgatttctgtttACTATCTAAATGCCATCagcttttataattttcattttttttcactAGATAAGttaggttttttaaaatttgttattaactCACACTTCAAATCTTATCAAGATTTTACTAAGGTAAAATTGATGTACCGTCGTTTCTTTGTCGTTGCAATTTTCCTCGATTGATGTATGCTCTATTAGTCcaaattcaattttcattATCCCCAACCCGTATAAGTGAATTAACATAAGCTTCTGGTAAAAAATGCTTATCAAATGAAACATGTTAAAAGTCATGGACACTTAAACATATTATCAGGCCTGACGTTTATATTGGGCCACATGCTATATTTGTAAAAGACTAATTTTATACGCATTTAAGATTTTGCTTAAGAAACGAATAAATTTGGGCTCTAAAATGCTATGAGCCCAATAAACTGCACATTATACTTGCTCCACTAACAGTAATacagtttccttttttttggtaggctAATCTGAACAGTTTCCTAATAATGCAaatcaatataattaattaaagatttgtttCATTCAAGTTAATTTAACTCCGAACATTATgttatgaagaagagaaagacttTGTTGTTGGACTTGATGCACTCTTTCGCTCATTAAGGTGATCCAtacattttaatttcaaaattgttgGCAGGAActagattttggttttactgATTTACAATGTTattaactacaaaaaaaacaaaaaacaaaacaaataagttaTCATATCTATCAAGTCTCAACTATTAACTTGTGGCCTTAGCATCTCCAAATTTCTACATTATCCCtgcttttggtttctttaagaCTTTAATCCCAACCTTAATTCACagtttttttctcatatatatagtccTCATCATGTAAGTAAGTCCTAGCTAATTTTGCTGAAACCACTCtctcatattaatttttcgTAATATgtttagaaattagaaaataaaataaaattagaagctatatataattaaagtttGTTCCACtaaagaaaatctcaaaagtGTAAAATTGTCAGAGATAATTCATCTGTATAACTTTAAAGTAACGGTGTATACTGAGTTATAACACACAACTGACGTACGTTACTAGAACTATGTTCGTGAATAGAAATAAAGATGAGATTCCTTAAAGCTAGATAAAAAATCAACGGCCAAGGTGAAGCATATTTTCATAAACCATGCATGCCTACATGAAACTACTTGCGACAGACACTAAACAATTCGAAACACTTcgtattttggaaaaataaaaactattgATGGGCTACAAGCAGAAAGCATGCATCGCACGTGTCAACAGCATCTGAACACGTTGCTggattctctttttgttcttatgcATTCCGATTTGTATATAAACGTGAACGGTGAACTACTTTTTGGAcaatttatactttttttttctctatctttaaACTAGTTTTGTAACAAAATCACCCACTTACACGTACACTATCTACGTAAAGTGGAGTGCAAAACAGTTCATATCCGTGGAGGTCTAGTAATTTATTTCAAGAAGttcttaaatttatttttttggtcaggAAATTTAGAATGTTCTTATCACATTATTCTTAAAATGCATTCGTTATGTTATGTGAATGCACtagccaaaaataaataaatgcaaCTACCATCATTGGTTAATAttcatgaaactttttttttttttcatgaaacttatatatctattaaaagtttaaaaccttATTATACGAAATGTTTGAGAATCTATTATCTGTCACCACCCGTTTGTGACCAGAGAGTAGATTTCTAAAGTGTTTTGGATAAGTTTAGTGTTTTAGagtattaaaaaatttagaagcACTTTTCATTAGACTCTATATATGACATATCTATAATAATATTCCTGAATTTGAATTTAGCATCTACTTATATCGCATAACTCATTTATGGTACTGAAATTTAGTGGAAAACAGCTAGTAAAAGAGAAGTATTGGTGTGATAAATAAAGCTCAGAGGCTCAGGATAAGTCAGGATTCCTTAACTCATTTTAGCTAgcctatctctctctttctctctctctgtctctcccTATATATAAATCGATAAATAAATGAGTGTGAGGTAATTAAGGAACTAGAAAGGAATAAGAAATTATGGAGAGAATATGTGAAATGTGgagagaaatgaaagatatAACGGCAATGGTGGTGGTTCAAATAGCTACGGCAGggttaaacatatttttcaaGCTAGCAATGGAAGATGGTATGAACCCAAGTGTACTCGTGGCCTATCGTCTCTTGTTTGCTACACTTTTCATGATTCCTATATGCTTCATCTTTCAAaggttgtttttctttcacataatATGGTTGTGTTTGTATGCTTTGATATTAATTAACTTCATGTGATCGATTAGGAAGAAGAGGCCAGAGTTTACATGCAGGCTGATGTTACTAGCATTACTCTCAGGGTTACTCGGGTACGTAATagtcacacacacacacacacacacacacacacaaaacgaaaaatcatttttcgtttttttggaTGTCCTCTTGTGTCCTaaggttatatatatgttaacttttttgtgataaatttctcaaaataaaccattttataatatacgaaattgaaaaaaataatctatataCATGGTTTGAGTGTTACAGAAGTTTAATGCAAgactataaaatttatatattcctATATATGTTCAAATTCGATTTCCTATTGGTTTTCAAACATATTAGCCACTGGCTAGGTAAGTCGTCGGATATTTTAGCTTAGGTAGCATGAGTTGAATTTAGTTCTTACCAAAATCTCCTCACCACAAAACCACAATCCAGAGCACACTGGTTTTATAAAACGTAATTAATCTTCTAGAGTTTAATTTTACTTAAATTTactttaaagttaaaaaacGTATACTTAGTctgaaaaacttaaaatgtaCCAAAACATAGAGAACTCTAGAAGATTATTTGAACGTATTCAATATTATTATCTAACATTCAAACAGGGTAGTACTTAGTAGTTTTAACCATTCTACTCAATATTACCAACTAGTGGTTTGACAATAAAAACCAACATGTACCAAAAAACATAGAAGACTACGTTTTGGCTGAAAATACTAGTTGATAATATTGATTATCATtagtaaaatgtaaaattgttgaagaatatatatatattgggaTTATAAGACTTCTTTAATGTGGTGATAATTGAACAGTGTGGTGATACCAAGTATCCTAACCATTACGGGTCTAGCTCTAACGTCAGCAACATTCACCTCTGCTGCTGGCGTTCTCACTCCATTGGTCACTTTCATCTTCGCTGCACTTCTTAGGCAAGTCTAATCAACGAATCACAATTTAGTTAACCccttttaatatatgtttataccattaaacaaaatataataaacttTTATGGGTCTCATAGGATGGAGAGTGTACGGCTTGGATCGAGCGTAGGGCTGGCTAAGGTTTTTGGAACATTGTTTGGTGTTGGTGGAGCTCTTGTCTTTATATTCTATAGAGGAATAGAGATCCGACTATGGTCAACTCACGTTAACCTAGTGAACCAACCACGTGACTCCTCACGTGATGCTACCACTCACCATATTTCCATCCTTGGGGCTCTTCTAGTTTTTGGGGGAAACATTTCCATCTCACTTTGGTTTTTATTGCAGgcaagttttttgtttgtttttcagatttcttatttttgtgtttgttttgtgtacTAAGGCATTAGGCATGtacgtgtttttttttgtttttgttttgtttataggTTAAGATAAGCAAACAATTTGGAGGGCCTTATTGGAACGCGACTCTAATGAACATGATGGGAGGCGTAGTGGCTATGCTTGTCGCTCTTTGCTGGGAACACGATTTAGATGAATGGAGATTAGGATGGAATATCAGACTATTAACCATTGCTTATGCGGTAAATATCAATCCATCCAttattaagtatatatatatatgtcttgtTGTCTAATTACAAATTCATACAAGTCTATACATGTGTGAAGATTCATTTAGGTTGGCCTTGAATATATGTGCTTTATGTTGTCCATTGTAGGCAATTCTGATTTCCGGGATGGTGGTAGCAGTCAACGCATGGTGCATTGAGTCTAGAGGACCGTTATTTGTATCGGTATTTAGCCCTGTAGGACTTGTGATCGTAGCTCTTGTTGGATCATTTTTGCTAGATGAAACACTTCATTTGGGGAGGTACAAACTCATGTATATTGTATTGTTTTGTGGAAATGGATTTGATATacgtatgtatatataatatggttTATTTTTACTTGAAAACATTACAGCATAATTGGTACAGTGATTATCGTTGGAGCATTATACATTGTGCTATGGGCTAAAAACAAGGAAATGAAGAGTATGCTTACGACATCGGATcataatgaaacaaataagacTAGCAAAGATATCACAGTCAACAATCTCCCAACATTAAGTACAAATGTCCCTTGATCAACcatcatttatatatgttgaaCGACTTGTTGTTAGTATATTTGATTAAGTGAATATTAACATTATTATTCTATCTAACGATGATTTATTGAACCATCTATGTAAGTTATTATGTGCATATGACCTTTGTACTACCACATCCACAACTTCATAAGATGTTgcatggattttttttaacgagcaataataaattgtaaaatcttaTTTGGGTCTAATTAATTTCACTTCTGAGTCATACAATATGTACATGAACTAGTAAGTTGGAATGGGCCCATAATGGGCCGCTCAAATAACTCTCCTCCAAACCTAAAACCCTTTATCGTAATTGATTCTCCAAGCATCCTTTTGAATCTCTGATTCCTACAAGACAAATCACTAAAAGATTCGCAAGTTGACATAGCAGAGACCATACGACACCAACCTAAACACAGAAAAGAATAACTCATTCACTCGTATAGGCTTTGTCTTGCCTCTTCTTGAAAACATGTACAcgtatttaattataaatgcATATATAAAGATCCTACCgacgaaaaaataaaaagattgaaaacatGACATCTGCTTATCGTCCAAGAGTTATTGTGAAtggaacaagaagaacaagaacgTTCCATTACTTCTATTGTCGCCATTGTAGCCGTACCATTAGGCTAAGAAGCTTTGGTCTATATGGTCCCATATGTCCTTTCTGTTCTAGAGAGATCAATCTTCACGATGAGCTTGACATTATGAGGCCAAGCCGACCTTATTGGGATAGTGATACCGATTGGATCACTCTCCATCTTATCAACGAACCAAGAAGTAACCGGTTCAATCATGATGATCTAGTTTATAATACTGACGAGGAATTCGCTGATGTCATGCCTAGTGTACAAATCGGTCCACCACCAGCCTCGCAATCCGCCATCGAGGCTGTAAGGACGGTGATAATCACGGATGAAGATTTGGTGAAAGAGAAGGTTTGTGCGATATGCAAGGAGGAATTTGAAGTTGGAGAGGAAGGAAAAGAATTGAAATGCTTGCATTTGTACCATTCAAGCTGCATTGTGTCTTGGTTGAACATTCACAACACTTGTCCCATTTGTCGTTTTGAGGTTAACTTAGGTGTTTCCGAGAGTAACGTAGACGAA
This sequence is a window from Arabidopsis thaliana chromosome 1 sequence. Protein-coding genes within it:
- the UMAMIT23 gene encoding nodulin MtN21 /EamA-like transporter family protein translates to MERICEMWREMKDITAMVVVQIATAGLNIFFKLAMEDGMNPSVLVAYRLLFATLFMIPICFIFQRKKRPEFTCRLMLLALLSGLLGVVIPSILTITGLALTSATFTSAAGVLTPLVTFIFAALLRMESVRLGSSVGLAKVFGTLFGVGGALVFIFYRGIEIRLWSTHVNLVNQPRDSSRDATTHHISILGALLVFGGNISISLWFLLQVKISKQFGGPYWNATLMNMMGGVVAMLVALCWEHDLDEWRLGWNIRLLTIAYAAILISGMVVAVNAWCIESRGPLFVSVFSPVGLVIVALVGSFLLDETLHLGSIIGTVIIVGALYIVLWAKNKEMKSMLTTSDHNETNKTSKDITVNNLPTLSTNVP
- the UMAMIT23 gene encoding nodulin MtN21 /EamA-like transporter family protein (nodulin MtN21 /EamA-like transporter family protein; LOCATED IN: membrane; EXPRESSED IN: embryo, leaf whorl, seed; EXPRESSED DURING: C globular stage, E expanded cotyledon stage; CONTAINS InterPro DOMAIN/s: Protein of unknown function DUF6, transmembrane (InterPro:IPR000620); BEST Arabidopsis thaliana protein match is: nodulin MtN21 /EamA-like transporter family protein (TAIR:AT1G25270.1); Has 2511 Blast hits to 2498 proteins in 458 species: Archae - 10; Bacteria - 1084; Metazoa - 4; Fungi - 0; Plants - 1225; Viruses - 0; Other Eukaryotes - 188 (source: NCBI BLink).), with the protein product MKDITAMVVVQIATAGLNIFFKLAMEDGMNPSVLVAYRLLFATLFMIPICFIFQRKKRPEFTCRLMLLALLSGLLGVVIPSILTITGLALTSATFTSAAGVLTPLVTFIFAALLRMESVRLGSSVGLAKVFGTLFGVGGALVFIFYRGIEIRLWSTHVNLVNQPRDSSRDATTHHISILGALLVFGGNISISLWFLLQVKISKQFGGPYWNATLMNMMGGVVAMLVALCWEHDLDEWRLGWNIRLLTIAYAAILISGMVVAVNAWCIESRGPLFVSVFSPVGLVIVALVGSFLLDETLHLGSIIGTVIIVGALYIVLWAKNKEMKSMLTTSDHNETNKTSKDITVNNLPTLSTNVP
- a CDS encoding ZZ-type zinc finger protein, putative (DUF3755) (Protein of unknown function (DUF3755); INVOLVED IN: biological_process unknown; LOCATED IN: chloroplast; EXPRESSED IN: 22 plant structures; EXPRESSED DURING: 12 growth stages; CONTAINS InterPro DOMAIN/s: Protein of unknown function DUF3755 (InterPro:IPR022228); BEST Arabidopsis thaliana protein match is: Protein of unknown function (DUF3755) (TAIR:AT1G10820.2); Has 154 Blast hits to 154 proteins in 23 species: Archae - 0; Bacteria - 0; Metazoa - 0; Fungi - 2; Plants - 145; Viruses - 0; Other Eukaryotes - 7 (source: NCBI BLink).) produces the protein MWMATQSNSGFDSLSSMMSRHAINFQSNTSSEMTPMSPYLGMNMNMINVGSPGFLQTGNSSNGSDSGSGLKLDTSMVSEWSNEEQYILDAGLEKYKDMPSIDMYIQIGNTLPDKSIRDIALRCRWLRRKRRKSEELNCGRRASSSKGKQVESSSKSSIPSVLPHNMASYPFSGPSTSTSKQITSEDLSSYATNLIEQNVRAFSQIRANLSSYKAGDNLDLFRQARNNLITIQNEINNMPGLMNKMPPLPVTINDDLSVMMPFNTMQSGGFHRK
- a CDS encoding RING/U-box superfamily protein (RING/U-box superfamily protein; FUNCTIONS IN: zinc ion binding; LOCATED IN: mitochondrion; CONTAINS InterPro DOMAIN/s: Zinc finger, RING-type (InterPro:IPR001841), Zinc finger, C3HC4 RING-type (InterPro:IPR018957); BEST Arabidopsis thaliana protein match is: RING/U-box superfamily protein (TAIR:AT3G56580.3); Has 9058 Blast hits to 9033 proteins in 265 species: Archae - 0; Bacteria - 0; Metazoa - 2534; Fungi - 573; Plants - 4692; Viruses - 31; Other Eukaryotes - 1228 (source: NCBI BLink).), with protein sequence MTSAYRPRVIVNGTRRTRTFHYFYCRHCSRTIRLRSFGLYGPICPFCSREINLHDELDIMRPSRPYWDSDTDWITLHLINEPRSNRFNHDDLVYNTDEEFADVMPSVQIGPPPASQSAIEAVRTVIITDEDLVKEKVCAICKEEFEVGEEGKELKCLHLYHSSCIVSWLNIHNTCPICRFEVNLGVSESNVDEGGSYNIDNDRSNRFRTRVCSLWPLRMMIDWVHNLIDIRITNS